The genomic segment catttgaaaacacttggcattctgatagtaattgctagttcacacgacgattgaaatctaacagctactgttgtgaaagtaacaatcatactgaatcgtttcaacatagtgaacatgaatacatgtgaatacacataacataaacatcttcgaccttccaaattctacactatgttccgttgttacttatctcatatttcttttcaatattggtttataactttgtaataaaacatttctaaacaaactcgatataagaattttttcttatttccactagtaaaatatgctcccgcagtttgtcggttaaaacccgggacaccctgtatatagggtatctcgctctatcttatttttattatacagggtgtcgacttttgattataatatatagggtgtctgattttaattgatcaacccgaaaaacttgtagtaatgattttagaaaaatttgacgcgataaattaaactttatttattccgatgattaattataatatactgagaGAAACGTCATTAAAAGTGGACACTGGGTGtccactttttattataatatatagggtgttcgattataattgaccaaaccgaaaaacttgtatctctgtttcgagaaaaatttgacacgataaagtaaacgttatttattccgataattaaattgtgaaaatgaaatttactaaGCTATATTACTTCGCTTTCCTCTGTTAACTTCCATatcactcaattatattataatttacaggtctcattttaaaatatagggtatctcacactaccttattatattatacagtgtcgacttttgactaatatatagggtgtccgattttaattgaccaacccgaaaaacttttatctctttcgagaaaaatttgacacgttaaattaaacgttatttattctgatgattaaaatgtgaaaatgaaaGTAGCTAAGCTATATTacttcgctttcctcttttaacttctatatcactcaattatattataccttACAAgtctcattttaaaatatagggtatctcacactaccttattatacatttatcatttggtatttttaaatgatctttgaaattgatattgttACTTATGTATGCGGTTTCGTTTTATAGAATGTGACTTATCGATGTTGAGGATTGCACTTGAAAAGGGAccgtatacatgtataatatacagggtatcGACTTTtgactataatatatagggtgtccgattttaattgatcaacccgaaaaacttgtagttATGATTCTACAAAAATTTGacgcgataaattaaactttatttattccgataattaaattgtgaaaatgaaatttactaaGCTATATTACTTCGCTTTCCTCTGTTAACTTCCATAtcattcaattatattataatttacaggtctcattttaaaatatagggtatctcacactaccttattatattatacagtgtcgacttttgactaatatatagggtgtccgattttaagtGACCcacccgaaaaacttgtatctctgtttcgagaaaaatttgacacgataaagtaaatgttactacaaaatgtgtgaaatcacaacaaaattacctttttaaaaaaaggtacaaaaaagcgccaagtatacgcgcctgaagttctttcaaaaaaggactctacaaaactaatgatatgaacaaattgcgccaactacaataggtacttatgcaaaccagaaaatctattactttattattactctttggccgatattcattgttgattctgatttaagaccatcttaagtacaatcataagatatttgaaaccaatcacacagtcgtattagcatcttaagacattacttcagaccgtctggaaataagaacggactgtgaatactggcctttgatattaaaaaataaaggacataataatattaagcagatatttttatacgaataaatattttaatacatataaatatatttattaatacaaatgttttttcaaaatacttggcgctgctaaaccgaatcaaaaattgtcttagtatttatataatctaaagattgcaataatttccttagactctaaattacataataactcactgaaatacatatatgtacaaatgtagttaaacttattctatgcttaattctaatggcacacacacatacacacacacacgcacgcacgcacacacgcacacgtacacatacacacacacgcacacgcacacgcacgcattcacaagagagaaggaaagagaataaggaaattaacatattgattcggtttagcagcgccaagtattttgaaaaaacatttgtattaataaatatatttatatgtattaaaatatttattcgtataaaaatatctgcttaatattattatgtcctttattttttaatatcaaaggccagtattcacagtccgttcttatttccagacgatctgaagtaatgtcttaagatgctaatacgactgtgtgattggtttcaaatatcttatgattgtacttaagatggtcttaaatcagaatcaacaatgaatatcggccaaagagtaataataaagtaatagattttctggtttgcataagtacctattgtagttggcgcaatttgttcatatcattagttttgtagagtacATGTATACAGAATGATAAACTATACTAGTACGATTATCTTGTAACTTTTATGATTGCCTGTAATGACTATCGTTGCACAGCATTTTCTAACCTGCGCACAAAACAATACATAACAATAGCAATATCGTCGTTACGAGGAAAATAaggataatatttcatatgttGTACGACAAGCTTTGTCGGACGTATTAATTGGCTATCAGATAGAGAAGTTTTAGGATTCCTAAACATTCTCTATATGATAACCAGTTAATACGTCCGACAAAGCTTGTCGTACGACACATGAAATATTAGTCTCGGTCTATAATAAGCTTTTTATGATTGAATATAATaagcttttctcttttttatagaattgGTATACAGAGCCAATTTTCACTTGCTACGTTACTATACAAGGAATTAAAGAAAGAGTCAACTTTATTCGTTTTATGTGACAAACTTACGACGAAGAGCATAATGTCCGGCGTAGATAGAATAGGTAAAGGTTAGGATTACAGATCCGCGTTATAAAGAACATGCTGAACGCGTTCTCAATCCATAAGCCACCAAAGATGGCGTCACTTCGTTAAAATATAAcagcaattaataatagtatacATACTTGACAAAATAAAGCAGATTTCGATAAAGAATAGCACTCTAATAGAGACACGTCGAGACACGTCGAGACTACGAAACTTCTTCTTCGTGTTAATGGCGCGCAGTTCCATGAACTGAATCGGCCATGCCGAACCAATAGTCGGTGGAGACTACGAAACGAAGAGCAAGAAGTAACAATAACAAATGACGATCTTTACTCTCAACATAGTgttctgtaaattttaacagataaaacttgtcactaataatacggaacatatctattgtgtaaaataaaaaataggtgcacaatgtgtaatttttacactttttttagttgttttaaaaatttaacacttgagttgaattaacacaacagcaacatgttaaattaacacatgaatgtgtgaagtaaatatttaacacaaaaatgttaaccgccatattttttaacaagaaaacacaaattttccaactgtgtAGTAGGTTTAGTGTTAAAGATACAATCACTTTTCGAGATAATATACTCCACGGATATtgctttttttacttttttttgaaaaaggtaattttatcgTAAAACTTATACTAAGCTTTTTCACTgtaacacacacgcgcgcgcgcgcacacgcacacgcacacgcacgcacacacacacacacacacgaggtgtaaatccgaccgtgcaccTCCACGCGGcacaccttgggtaatgctaatgccggcggtactgtaactttcaggcctcataactcgaaaagtatttaacgaaaaaatactttagtgtgttttggaaagctctcaaggtcagctacaagaatatgcaatgaaaaattagggtttccatttaagaaattgaaggtgaccttCACGTAACTTTAACgtcattcaaggtcataccaatACTACTACGTAATGCGTCACTTAAgaccctacaacttttgtatgTAACATTTATCACGAAAATGTGTATTTTACCAAATAAATGCCTGATACGGTCGCTCTataacaccctgtatataatactcATAATTGTGCACTAAAATTATATTcgatttgttaaaatatataagctgtttatgatataattttaaattaaattaatattgagtaatgtgttacatttattttccatttcttaatttaaattttataaacttaaCAGTGGTGTGATATCATTAGATATACATCTGCTTTATTTTAGTTATACAACTTGTCtaacttataattattattctctaACTTACAATAATATGATTATCTAAATATATGCGATATAGATattcaaaattcttttaaacCAGATTTTTGCGTGTTTgcgatattaatgatattgaaTATATGTTTCATTAATCATGAAATTTTCCAGTTTCATTttatcccattaaaaaaaaccttacaaaggtgaaaaaagtacgccaagtacataaaaagttCCAagttgtacgcaacaaaacgtttaaaaaactatttacttgtacgcaacaaaggtttaaaaaatctatttataaaaatcaaaactaaatatgaaatcaatagttaactagccaagtacctcgaagcaattaTTTAGTGtcagtattttatccaaatgttttccattcATACTTCCTTATatacaacaaaatatttaaaaaaatatttattataaacatcaAAACTATCTCtctctaaatatgaaatcaattgttaattatCTAGAAGTACTTAGAAGTACCTAGAAGTAcctattttatctaaatatttcccatgcatactctcttatcgtatgacgacattgaagtacttggcgtccCTCGGTCCTATTGGACATTTcttcttgtaaatattttccaaatcttacaattacatgtaaagtacagattataggtaggacagtacATTTTAATGCGAACCGGGTACAagtaaatagttttttaaacgttttgttgcgtacagcttgggattttttatatacttggcgtacttgtttcacctttgtaaggttttttttagTGAGATCTCATTGCTctttgtaaaaatgttttctttatattgtttctgcaaaaaatatgtatgcattTTTAGCATTTCGAGGCCAACTGCACTTTTGTTCTttcgaatcatttattaattgccattcGGTACCTTTAGCATATACTATGTTTGTATAATGTCCATCAATTGTACTTTCACcttgatgaaaaattacactaataattttatatatatttgcaccAATAGAGATCTTTTCCGTAGGTAcacctttaatttttaaatctgttattttaataatttttgtatcactaattttaaataacattaactGTAAGACCTTCAATAACTTCAATAAATGCCAGTAgatgaaatagaaatagaaatttatttgtgaCCAAGCTGGCACTACAATACGACACtgcacaacgtttcggccgTAATCTACGGTCCCTTTTCAAGTGCAATCCTCAACATCGATAAGTCACATTCTATAAAACGAAACCGCATACATaagtaacaatattaatttcaaagatcatttaaaaataccaGGACTCACTTGCAGAACATGACCCATCTAACAATAAATTCACAAAGGAGAGACACAGAAGCCACGACAAACCAGACTGATAGCCATCTCAAGGCGATACAGACTGAACacggaaaaaaaattaactgTAAGATAATAACATTtcctgtttttattatatcagtcTTTGCAAGTGTAGAAGTAGCACCACAATTAGTACATATGTTTTCAACATTATTCCAGCGTGAAAAACTATATTGTATTAGTTCTTGTAAAGtgtatgatttttttaaattttcgggTAATTGgagcaataatatataatttgtataaatatttgtgtttGTATAATTGCATGCTTTACATCGTAAAGTAATGTTTAATTGGTGCTCGATTACACTCTTTATATTAtctatgttattaataagatGTATAATAAACTCACTAACATCTCGTTCTTCTTTTCAAGATATTGATGTCCTGCTAATTGCCGTATtgccattatattaataattttatcatttgatACGTAAGAATCAATAAATTGTCTTATAATATTCGTATGCTCAAGACGAAGCAACAATTTTCTGAGAGAGTATGAGAAGAATGAATAGAAGAATGAAGTATACATTGAATTCAAACATTAGCATAGCAAGATATATTATCACATTTGGAAGTCCTCTTATATGCCATAAagtataatcattaatatcctTATCACTAACTTGACATTCCAAGACAGTTTTTGATATTGCCCAAATTGTATCACGAACCTTATGAACAcgttgtttaaaaatattaatacgtaCAAGATCTGGCCTGTATTGTGTTCGTAATctgttatattctattatagctAACTCATTTGCTTTTACAGAAGAGGGATCAAAATTTATAAGCTGCACTTCACTCAACGTAGTCACTCGTGAAAGAGCGATATATAGTTGTCCACTATTGAATATAGAATTTCCAGCTTCCACTATAGCTGCTTTAAACTCAAGCCTTGACTTTTATGGATAGTCATACCATAACTTAGACATATAGGAAATTagtttcttataataaatgctCTATCCATTACTTCAAATTTGACACTTACACGTTCTATAATATGCTCTATTCCTGATGACAgtcttatctttattttttccacTTTATTGTCAATTGCGCTACGTATAATTGATGTAATTGTACTAATGGTACCATTCACAAGACCTAAACTAACATCGATATTTCTTCTAATCATTACACGCGCTCCTACTTCGACAGTTATGATTCTTGCTAATCCAGCTGTTCGAGAAGTATCtttatcgtttttatttaatatcttcataacttttttctttaaatatgaTGCACATTCTGCCAGATCTTGAGCAACGAGTTCTATCTTATCCGAAGAAATACGATCTAACATTGCTGTATTCAAAACATCACATAATGCACAAGTTTGAAGTAAACAAACTGTATCCATTGGTAAATTTTGTAAGTAATTACATAAATCTTGTAATCGGTCATCACAATTAGTTTCTCTGAAAttcatttttctcgtttctaaAATAGTTACATACGAATCTGTTACTGTTCCAACTCGAATTCTCGTTAATATATCGATAAGAGTCATTATCTTGTTGTCGcacattaatttgtaatttatcatAACTGAATAAAGACCATAAATTTACAAAGCCCATTGCACCAATATACTTCTGAATTTGTAATGttgataattcaataaaaggCGGATCTTCATGTACAGGTGGAAGTTGCAATAAATCTCCAAAAAGAAGTATATGGTTTTTGCCGAACCATCCATTATCACAATCCATGGTATTGAATATCTCTGATAATCGAAGATGTATCCCAGACAGCACAGTAACGTTTTAAAAACGTACTAAAACTATACGTACTGGACGTTTCATACGTATTTTAAACATCCAAATTATAGCCTGAAACATTTTTAGGACATTTTAAAGATATCCAGTGACTTTTCTGGATATCTGAAAAATGTCCATTTTAAGAACTAAACGGATCAAAAGTGGACCTGTTTGGAACATTAAAAGAACGTTTTAAAATAGATAGAGTACCCTTCCCCCATAAGTTTGGAAACACTTCGTAAAAGTATGCAATATAAAGGAAAaacattgatatataaataaaatcgatatattttgttttgtacTTCTTGAACTAAAGAAAACTAAGAAAAAGGTTTGGTTTTCTGTAATTAAACAAACATAACGCAAAATATATCGACTTTATTTGTACAACAATGTTTTTCCTTTATATTGCACTCTTATGAGGTGTTTCCAAACTTATGAAGGATACTGTAAGCATAGGTAGAGtcgtttaataattgttaatacaaaataatttaatatgtttattgtaaattaagtTAGACGTGAATGTCATCGGATTAATGACAGCAATAAGTATACCCTGCAGTCAAGTTGcaattttttttagtattataGAAGAATTACAGTTTTGCTTGTTTCCAGAAGATCATACATCTATTCTTGTTAAATTTGCGATATGTACTGTGACTTGAGTCTAAGTAGCCAACTTGTGGAATACCAAAAGCTTAAGGTAGTATGGTCAAAAACTATGAGAGCACAGATCTCCTTTAAACTTGCagcaaaactaaattaaatattaatacgtaTGTGTGTTAAATATGGGTTCGATTTACCGTATAGTTTCCGAGATATGACTACTTAAAGTTTACttttttctcgatatttaatatgGCGGTTATGGAAATTGACGTACAAAACCTAATACTTAAACCGCTGCAAATAACCTACAATAAGGATTAATACGAAAATTTGAGCAACATTAATTGAATACTTACAGAAGTACAATCTCAGCGAAATTGACCGTACGGTATTAGAGTATGTTGCACATTGAAACAAATCATCACTTGTTAAAagtgaatttattaatttttctaaaataataataacgtcaTATGAAGCTTCATGACAACTTTCACTCGATAGATCATTTATCAACAAATCTTCTGCTAATTTAGAAAGGGTTAACATTCCTTTACCTTTCCAATCaggaaatttttttaaacaattttagaGTATCGCAGAATCCGTAAATGATTCCTTGAAATTCATtgattaatgaatattttttaatctctcGAATCAGGTATGATACATCAAATGACGCATTATGAGCAGTTAGTAAACAACCAGTTgaaaactttgttaaaaatttataaaaggcTTGCAGTGCATCGTGCATAGTCATTGTTGTAAGTTTGTTTCCTCGTAAGTATAGCTTtccatatatattttctaatccATTTACTTCAGTAGCTTCTTTTTCTATAGGTTGAGTAGGTTCGATGTAAACAGAAAAAATGTGTTCATTCACTTTCGCTGCAATCTGCAATATATCTGCACTTTTTCGTCGACTAGAAGTTTCGAGATCGAAACAAATTATCTTACAATTATTGATTGACAAGGGTGTAGATTCAACGATAGGAATGACAGCAGTTTTACTGTTAATTTTGctactattatttatttcaaaagaaatatttccttGATAGGTAATTCCTTCTTTACTCTCTAATGCTTTTCTCAAGTTTTCTCTACTCACAGCTAATTCCAGTCTACGTCTCTTTGCCTTTATTGTTTTTGATTTTACAGACCTATAACATCTAAGCTTATCTACTTTTTTACAATGAACTTCAGTATTGTTACTAACAGAAAGTCCAAGtctattttttacatttaccaAATAAGCGTttccttcattttttaataaaatagcagATGCTACTCGGAAATCTGCAGAATTACTTGTACTATAGCTCTTATTTTTAGGAAGCTGATGAGAAATAATACTGTTTAAAGACTCGTTTGAGTTGCTAGAAGCAGGAACAGAGTACTTAGAAACATTATCAGCATacatggaaaatatatttttcaattctttGTGGAGATTTtcatctttaataataaaggaCCCCGCACTAAACCCCGTGAAATTTGACCTCGGCGAAAATGGCTGaatttgaaatatgttgtaCCTTTTGGGTCACTGAACAAATATTTCCTCAGGCAAAATCTCAAAAAATGGACAGTTTCGTCGTTTCAACCCTTCAAAGCCTGAGGTCAGACCAGCAAAGATATCACTTTCGGATCAATGCGGTTACCATTATAAGGAaacaatatgaatttttagtTAACAAAAtagttaaagaataatttgtttatgtgacagtattgtttaaacaatttgaaaatgtCATTGTTTACAAGAACTGATTGCTGATGTAAATTCTGTGGGAAAAATCATAACAGCGTTTTCCTATATAAcgtattatttgttttaaaataagcaATAAACAAATGGCTAATAGTACAACCTATTCCAGTAGCCTGACCCTTAGTTATGAAAAAACAAGTACTGTGAAACAGAAACAATGATATTGAGTGTTTTTATTACAC from the Ooceraea biroi isolate clonal line C1 chromosome 13, Obir_v5.4, whole genome shotgun sequence genome contains:
- the LOC113563267 gene encoding uncharacterized protein LOC113563267, with translation MYADNVSKYSVPASSNSNESLNSIISHQLPKNKSYSTSNSADFRVASAILLKNEGNAYLVNVKNRLGLSVSNNTEVHCKKVDKLRCYRSVKSKTIKAKRRRLELAVSRENLRKALESKEGITYQGNISFEINNSSKINSKTAVIPIVESTPLSINNCKIICFDLETSSRRKSADILQIAAKVNEHIFSVYIEPTQPIEKEATEVNGLENIYGKLYLRGNKLTTMTMHDALQAFYKFLTKFSTGCLLTAHNASFDVSYLIREIKKYSLINEFQGIIYGFCDTLKLFKKIS